In Deltaproteobacteria bacterium, one genomic interval encodes:
- a CDS encoding PAS domain S-box protein, translated as MTRKPTYEELEQKVRTLEKEVAEFSRTKEELSVVYDALNSSVSGVIITNLDGQIRYVNSAFLSMFDYKDNTAVLGENATVLFAPETLKRFSHVKAIIDETKGETEEFTAQRQDGTTFPVEVSSSNVSDNKANIVGRMASFVDITGRKQAEEALRESERRYRHITQAITDYIYTVRVKDGHPVETIHRPACVAVTGYTEDDFDANPHLWIQMVHEEDRRAVGDQAAQILSGVKVGPIERRIFRKDGVMRWIRNEFVPHYDSQGKLLSYDGLIRDIHEQKIAEQALRESEKKYSTLVENSLTGIYIDQDEKIVFANNRFAEIYRYPKEELIGIESWKLVHPDDRDLTMDMRTKRLKGEDAPSEYEARGLTKDGETIWINRRNARIEYKGKLAILGNVVDITEKKQAEEQLRKINEELKNFVRVVSHDLKNPIISIQGFSSRLLKKYQDKLGEKGRSYLELINAGARRMEVFVADLLALSSIGRVVSTFKDIPSLEILRNVTSGLEDRLREKGIDLVVADNLPAIYCDGERIYQVFENLLVNATKFMGATKDPKIEVGYEDREDFHQFYVRDNGIGIDPNYHKKIFEMFHRLREIEDETGTGLGLAIVERIVKHHGGKVWVESEKGQGAAFHFTLLKHFDL; from the coding sequence ATGACTAGAAAACCCACCTATGAAGAGTTGGAGCAAAAGGTCAGAACATTAGAAAAGGAAGTGGCTGAATTCAGTCGGACCAAGGAGGAGTTGAGTGTGGTGTATGATGCCTTGAATTCCTCTGTGAGCGGCGTCATCATAACAAATCTGGACGGACAGATTAGGTACGTCAATTCTGCATTTCTCAGCATGTTCGACTATAAAGACAACACTGCAGTATTAGGTGAAAATGCGACCGTCTTGTTTGCTCCGGAAACATTGAAAAGGTTTTCCCACGTCAAAGCCATTATCGATGAGACAAAAGGAGAGACTGAGGAGTTCACTGCCCAGCGTCAGGACGGCACAACATTTCCTGTGGAGGTCTCTTCTTCGAATGTTAGCGATAACAAGGCAAATATCGTCGGCAGAATGGCGTCATTTGTCGACATCACCGGCCGCAAGCAAGCAGAGGAGGCTCTCAGGGAAAGCGAGCGGAGGTATCGACACATCACCCAAGCCATTACAGACTACATTTACACTGTGCGCGTAAAGGATGGGCATCCTGTTGAAACAATCCACAGACCTGCCTGTGTAGCGGTTACCGGTTACACAGAAGACGACTTTGATGCCAACCCGCACCTGTGGATACAGATGGTACATGAGGAAGACCGTAGGGCTGTGGGAGACCAAGCCGCACAAATACTCTCAGGTGTGAAGGTTGGACCAATAGAGCGCCGAATCTTTCGGAAGGACGGCGTAATGCGTTGGATCAGGAATGAGTTTGTGCCCCACTATGATTCCCAAGGCAAGCTCTTGTCTTACGATGGTCTGATTCGTGACATCCACGAGCAAAAGATAGCGGAACAGGCGTTGCGGGAGAGCGAAAAAAAGTACAGTACTCTAGTTGAAAACTCTCTGACAGGCATATATATCGACCAGGACGAAAAAATCGTATTTGCCAACAACAGATTTGCTGAGATTTATAGGTATCCAAAAGAGGAGTTGATAGGGATTGAGAGCTGGAAGCTGGTCCATCCTGACGACAGGGACTTGACCATGGACATGAGGACAAAGAGGCTAAAGGGCGAAGACGCCCCATCAGAATATGAGGCCAGAGGCCTGACAAAAGACGGTGAAACCATATGGATCAACAGGAGAAACGCCCGCATAGAGTATAAAGGAAAGCTTGCCATATTGGGCAACGTCGTGGATATCACTGAAAAAAAACAGGCAGAGGAACAGTTACGCAAGATAAATGAGGAGCTCAAAAACTTTGTCCGTGTTGTCTCCCATGACCTGAAAAACCCCATCATTTCCATCCAGGGATTTTCATCACGACTGCTCAAAAAATATCAAGACAAATTGGGAGAAAAGGGTCGGAGTTACCTTGAGCTGATCAACGCCGGTGCCCGCCGAATGGAAGTATTCGTCGCGGACCTTCTAGCCTTGTCAAGCATCGGCCGGGTAGTCTCGACTTTCAAGGATATTCCCTCCCTTGAGATACTGAGAAATGTCACTTCAGGCCTCGAAGACAGACTGAGGGAGAAAGGAATTGATCTGGTCGTGGCCGACAACCTCCCTGCGATTTACTGTGATGGAGAAAGGATCTATCAGGTGTTCGAGAATCTGCTCGTAAACGCGACCAAGTTTATGGGGGCTACCAAGGATCCAAAGATCGAGGTAGGATACGAAGATAGGGAAGACTTCCATCAGTTCTATGTGAGGGATAATGGCATCGGGATTGATCCGAATTATCACAAGAAAATATTTGAGATGTTTCACCGCTTACGAGAAATTGAAGATGAGACAGGAACGGGTTTGGGGCTTGCCATTGTTGAGAGAATTGTGAAGCACCACGGTGGAAAGGTCTGGGTGGAGTCTGAAAAGGGTCAAGGCGCCGCCTTCCATTTTACCTTGCTTAAGCATTTTGATCTGTAA
- a CDS encoding DUF4143 domain-containing protein, producing the protein MQRDAEVRLGGSHKRSRRLISRRRRKGPFLGRFVGQQLRAAQTPLTEPQLFYWQRTGGRLGKIDYIIQHGNRVVPVEVKS; encoded by the coding sequence ATGCAGCGGGACGCGGAGGTCCGCCTAGGCGGATCGCACAAGCGATCCCGCAGATTGATCAGCCGGAGGCGGAGAAAAGGACCATTTCTGGGACGGTTTGTCGGGCAGCAGTTGCGCGCGGCCCAGACCCCGTTAACAGAGCCACAGCTGTTTTACTGGCAAAGGACTGGAGGGAGACTGGGAAAGATCGATTACATAATTCAGCACGGAAATCGCGTAGTTCCTGTTGAAGTAAAATCCTGA
- a CDS encoding YitT family protein, with protein sequence MKTTSWLRQLQFAKLRQVFWNLGLISVGSVLCAVAINGILIPHKFVSGGFTGLALVIYYLLPAVPVAWVYFFLNVPLFVLGWKYVSRRFFIYSIAGMIIFSCALKWVNASLPVQDQILSALLAGIISGAGAGVILRSVGSAGGLDILSVMVLQRFSVRLGTTSLAFNSLVLAAAAMLLSLERALYTLVYIYVSSYMLNLVVTGLSQRKAVFIISARWQEISQEIFEKLDRGLTVIKGQGGYSGQEEQILYTVITFRELSRIKGIIRRLDPSAFVVVTETLEVMGQGIGNQPHW encoded by the coding sequence ATGAAAACGACATCGTGGCTTCGGCAATTACAGTTCGCAAAGCTCAGGCAAGTCTTCTGGAATCTTGGTCTAATATCCGTGGGCAGCGTGCTTTGTGCAGTTGCCATAAACGGGATTCTGATTCCCCATAAATTTGTGAGCGGAGGGTTTACGGGATTGGCGCTCGTTATTTATTATCTCCTGCCCGCCGTACCAGTAGCATGGGTTTACTTTTTTCTTAATGTGCCTCTTTTTGTCTTAGGATGGAAATATGTCAGCCGGCGTTTCTTCATCTATAGTATAGCGGGAATGATAATCTTTTCTTGTGCCCTTAAATGGGTTAACGCCTCCCTTCCGGTTCAAGACCAGATCCTGAGCGCGCTCCTGGCAGGCATTATTTCCGGGGCAGGCGCGGGCGTTATTCTCAGGTCAGTGGGATCGGCTGGAGGGTTGGATATCCTTTCGGTCATGGTGCTCCAGCGTTTTTCTGTACGGCTGGGCACCACCAGCCTTGCCTTCAACAGCCTCGTGTTGGCAGCGGCAGCCATGCTCTTGTCCCTTGAAAGGGCTCTGTATACACTCGTCTACATCTATGTTAGCTCATACATGCTTAACCTGGTAGTAACGGGTCTGAGTCAGAGAAAGGCAGTCTTCATCATCTCTGCGCGCTGGCAGGAAATATCCCAAGAGATTTTCGAGAAGCTTGATCGAGGCTTGACAGTCATCAAAGGTCAAGGGGGGTACTCGGGTCAGGAAGAGCAGATCTTATATACGGTCATCACCTTCCGGGAGCTATCCCGAATTAAAGGAATTATTCGCCGGCTGGACCCAAGTGCTTTTGTGGTTGTAACTGAAACATTGGAGGTAATGGGACAAGGGATCGGGAATCAGCCTCATTGGTGA
- the lptF gene encoding LPS export ABC transporter permease LptF, producing the protein MPRIVHRYILKEICLVFGISLVTFSFILLVAKIFTFTDLVVNKGVSPVALIYLIAYKLPYFFVFTFPMSTLMATLLTFLRLSQDHEITALKASGVSLFQLLPPVLMLCLFAHFATTFMAVYVMPKGNRAFGNLVHALSQHKAYVGITPRVFIDDFKGMVLYVNNMDPSGRTLERIFIADERDPDLSHAIIAEKGTVLGGAKDKALALRLTNGEIHYDSKDLKSSDTLQFQTYELALDLPHFVDSRGTGKLDESEMPVKELWQKIKSAKVKDVKYNMLVMEFHEKFAIPFSCLILGFIGLSLAAQSKAFGYSAGAAMALGIFLLYYVLLSAAKSFGESGTIPPALGMWMPDLLLGTLSAVMFVRASQETPMKSLIALGRLAERVRVFFKTRREDR; encoded by the coding sequence ATGCCGCGCATCGTGCATCGTTACATATTGAAGGAGATATGCCTCGTCTTCGGGATCAGTCTGGTTACCTTTAGCTTTATCCTGCTGGTAGCCAAGATCTTCACCTTTACGGATCTGGTCGTAAACAAAGGCGTGTCGCCAGTGGCATTGATCTACCTTATTGCATACAAACTTCCTTATTTCTTTGTTTTCACCTTTCCCATGTCCACACTGATGGCAACCCTGCTGACATTTTTGCGGCTTTCTCAGGACCACGAAATTACGGCCCTCAAGGCATCCGGTGTCAGCCTCTTTCAACTCCTTCCGCCGGTGTTGATGTTGTGCCTCTTTGCGCATTTTGCCACGACCTTCATGGCCGTCTATGTCATGCCTAAAGGAAATCGTGCATTCGGGAATCTGGTTCATGCATTGAGTCAGCACAAGGCCTACGTTGGCATTACCCCCAGGGTCTTCATCGATGACTTTAAAGGCATGGTTCTCTACGTTAACAACATGGACCCTTCCGGCAGGACCCTGGAAAGGATCTTTATTGCAGACGAACGCGATCCGGATCTCTCCCATGCCATTATCGCCGAAAAAGGGACAGTGTTGGGCGGCGCCAAAGACAAGGCGTTGGCATTGAGGCTCACTAACGGGGAAATTCACTACGACAGCAAGGACTTGAAAAGCTCTGACACACTTCAGTTTCAAACTTATGAACTGGCACTGGACCTGCCTCACTTCGTTGACAGCCGCGGCACTGGAAAACTGGATGAAAGCGAAATGCCAGTGAAGGAACTGTGGCAAAAAATCAAATCGGCCAAGGTTAAGGATGTGAAATACAACATGCTGGTCATGGAATTTCATGAAAAGTTTGCCATCCCTTTCTCGTGTCTCATACTGGGTTTTATCGGACTGTCTCTCGCCGCACAAAGCAAGGCCTTCGGCTATTCAGCAGGGGCGGCTATGGCTCTGGGCATTTTTCTTCTTTATTACGTTTTGTTATCTGCAGCCAAGAGCTTTGGAGAATCCGGCACCATACCGCCGGCCTTAGGCATGTGGATGCCCGACCTTCTGCTTGGCACATTGTCTGCGGTGATGTTTGTCCGGGCAAGCCAAGAAACTCCCATGAAATCGCTGATAGCCTTGGGCCGCCTGGCTGAACGTGTTCGTGTCTTTTTCAAAACACGGCGAGAAGATCGATAG
- a CDS encoding deoxyguanosinetriphosphate triphosphohydrolase produces MIIRERIENEERQTLSPYAKLSAETEGRRIPEEPCVIRTAFQRDRDRIIHSKSFRRLKHKTQVFLSPTGDHYRTRLTHTLEVAQIARTVAKALRLNEVLAEAIALGHDLGHTPFGHAGECVLNKIFPGGFSHHEHSLRVVDVLEKRGRGLNLTAEVRDGILKHSKGKDEILPRDTSAWPATLEGMVVRICDVIAYVNHDLDDAMRGGIIVAQDIPGICLDVLGNSHAKRIDTMVKDLIFATVEEPGPELRMNDTIYEALVLMRDFLYERVYEVHTVHADFIRAEKIIRELYAEFMEDEGVFEEEIGEKLPGTSREQTVCDFIAGMTDRYALHLYEKLFLPRPWMVY; encoded by the coding sequence ATGATTATTAGAGAACGTATTGAAAATGAGGAAAGGCAAACCCTTTCTCCTTATGCCAAATTGAGCGCTGAGACAGAAGGTCGCCGCATACCGGAGGAGCCATGTGTTATCCGTACGGCCTTTCAACGTGATCGTGACAGGATCATTCACTCCAAGTCCTTCAGACGCCTCAAGCACAAGACACAGGTCTTTCTCTCTCCCACTGGAGACCATTACCGTACACGGCTTACACACACCTTGGAAGTCGCACAGATCGCCAGAACGGTTGCCAAGGCCCTTAGACTCAACGAAGTGCTGGCCGAGGCCATTGCGTTAGGACACGACCTGGGTCACACACCCTTTGGTCATGCCGGCGAGTGCGTGTTGAACAAGATTTTCCCTGGTGGATTTTCCCATCATGAGCACAGCCTCAGAGTAGTCGATGTTCTGGAAAAACGTGGCCGTGGGCTGAATCTCACTGCTGAAGTAAGGGATGGGATACTAAAACACTCCAAGGGAAAAGATGAAATCCTGCCGCGTGACACTTCGGCATGGCCTGCAACGCTAGAGGGGATGGTAGTGCGGATTTGTGATGTTATCGCCTACGTCAACCACGATCTTGACGACGCAATGCGTGGTGGCATTATTGTTGCACAAGACATTCCCGGAATTTGCCTGGACGTTCTGGGAAATTCCCATGCCAAGCGCATTGATACCATGGTGAAGGATCTCATCTTTGCGACCGTGGAGGAGCCTGGCCCTGAGTTGCGAATGAATGACACTATTTATGAAGCCCTGGTATTGATGCGCGATTTTCTTTATGAGCGTGTTTATGAGGTTCACACGGTCCATGCTGATTTTATTCGTGCGGAAAAGATCATTCGCGAGCTCTATGCGGAATTTATGGAAGACGAAGGAGTCTTTGAAGAAGAAATAGGTGAAAAATTGCCTGGAACGTCCAGGGAGCAGACCGTGTGTGATTTTATCGCCGGCATGACGGACCGGTATGCCCTTCATCTCTACGAGAAGTTATTTCTCCCCCGGCCATGGATGGTGTATTAG
- a CDS encoding TrkA C-terminal domain-containing protein, with the protein MRVLIQYLIPQNEIERFVADIRADGYKMFRTLSKPSAFASDLKSYLSDVEVKTFRIEEKSSIIGQSLTEIGLRKKHGVTLVAIRRNEQTLSNPDSSTELCANDLILSLATPEKMAEVGDLFKTSAEVLENNRMK; encoded by the coding sequence GTGCGGGTTTTAATCCAATATCTGATCCCTCAAAATGAAATCGAGCGGTTTGTGGCAGACATACGCGCTGACGGCTACAAGATGTTCCGAACCCTCTCGAAGCCTTCTGCCTTTGCCAGTGATCTGAAGTCATATCTCTCCGATGTCGAGGTCAAGACATTTCGGATTGAAGAAAAATCGTCAATTATTGGCCAATCACTTACTGAAATTGGATTGCGAAAGAAGCACGGCGTCACCTTAGTTGCTATCCGGCGAAACGAACAAACATTGTCCAATCCCGATAGTAGTACGGAGCTGTGTGCAAACGATCTCATCCTGTCACTAGCAACACCTGAAAAAATGGCAGAGGTGGGAGATCTCTTCAAGACTTCAGCAGAAGTACTTGAAAACAACAGGATGAAATAA
- a CDS encoding 16S rRNA (uracil(1498)-N(3))-methyltransferase: MRRFFIDKEAVSSAGSTLTGPDVRHIRTVLRLKPGDEIFLFDGQGSEYRARIADSTSRAIRLLILDKDSAISESCLEIEIGQSLLKARNMDRIVRQLTELGVVAFLPFMSERSVARPEPSRLAGRKQRWKTIARESLKQCGRSRAPHIGSLVSFEELVTARRSHNLKVIFHNHQSGAESTSCLAKMHDVRSVLALVGPEGGFTDKEVELALRHGFVCVCLGPRTLKSDTATIVVAAMLQHAFGDLTDLQKNLDKN, encoded by the coding sequence ATGAGACGTTTCTTCATCGACAAGGAGGCTGTTTCTTCCGCCGGCTCAACCCTCACAGGGCCCGATGTGAGGCATATTCGTACGGTTTTGCGTCTGAAACCCGGCGACGAGATTTTTCTGTTCGACGGCCAAGGATCGGAATACCGTGCCCGTATTGCTGACAGTACGTCTCGGGCGATCAGGCTTTTAATCCTAGACAAAGATTCCGCTATATCGGAATCTTGTCTGGAGATCGAAATAGGTCAGTCCCTTCTAAAGGCCCGAAACATGGATCGCATTGTGAGGCAGTTGACAGAACTGGGGGTCGTTGCTTTTCTACCCTTTATGTCAGAACGCAGTGTGGCAAGGCCTGAGCCTTCACGCTTGGCCGGAAGAAAACAACGCTGGAAAACGATTGCCAGGGAGTCTCTCAAGCAGTGCGGCAGATCGCGGGCGCCGCATATTGGTTCTCTGGTCTCCTTTGAGGAATTGGTTACGGCTCGGCGGTCCCATAACCTAAAAGTCATCTTTCACAATCACCAATCCGGCGCTGAATCAACGTCTTGCCTGGCCAAAATGCATGACGTCCGCAGTGTGCTGGCGCTCGTAGGCCCTGAAGGCGGCTTCACAGACAAGGAGGTGGAATTGGCGCTCCGACATGGCTTTGTTTGTGTTTGCCTTGGCCCACGAACCCTAAAATCAGACACTGCAACCATAGTCGTCGCCGCCATGCTCCAGCACGCTTTTGGAGACTTGACAGATCTCCAGAAAAATCTTGACAAGAATTAG
- a CDS encoding histidine phosphatase family protein: protein MTCAGTTKFVLLRHGQTVWNFQKKSMGCTDINFSDEGIRKAVQVL from the coding sequence GTGACCTGTGCTGGAACGACCAAGTTTGTTTTGCTCCGCCACGGTCAAACTGTTTGGAATTTTCAGAAAAAGTCCATGGGATGCACAGACATCAATTTTTCTGATGAAGGTATTCGAAAAGCCGTGCAGGTGCTTTAA
- the lptG gene encoding LPS export ABC transporter permease LptG, translating to MSILTRYILREIARVFTIILLAFVMIYVIVDFFERVDNFIEAGAKLRYMLIYILFKLPLVIDQMTPVAVLMATIIALGLLARSNEIVAMRASGVSPLKVIAPSLMLASLIALLSLLNSESIIPYTNRRVNTIWKTYVQKKAPEFVYKYESLWYKGQDAIYNIRTFDVKAETLFGVVVNQFDGDFRTRQRIHARRAEWKDGQWRFFDGTVKQRQEDGAYTVSPFAEMTFELHETPDDFRKGGKPSDEMGFIELRRYAQKIEREGYSARTYWVDMHVKLAFPCISLIMGLVGVSLALRKEKGRGVAAGIGIGFAIVALYLVSFELFRTLGYTGILPPFLAAWASNILFATVGISLILHANR from the coding sequence ATGAGCATCCTAACCAGGTACATCCTCCGCGAGATTGCCAGAGTATTTACGATCATTCTCCTGGCCTTTGTTATGATCTATGTCATCGTCGATTTTTTTGAAAGGGTCGACAACTTCATAGAGGCCGGGGCAAAACTCCGCTACATGCTGATCTATATTCTTTTCAAGCTCCCACTTGTTATTGATCAGATGACACCGGTAGCAGTATTAATGGCCACCATCATCGCCCTAGGGCTTCTGGCCAGGAGCAATGAGATCGTTGCCATGAGGGCAAGCGGCGTGAGCCCCTTAAAGGTAATTGCTCCATCGCTGATGCTTGCTTCACTTATTGCTCTTCTATCCTTGCTTAACAGTGAATCGATTATTCCCTATACAAATCGCCGGGTCAATACGATCTGGAAGACTTACGTACAAAAGAAAGCCCCGGAGTTCGTCTATAAATACGAGTCACTATGGTACAAAGGCCAGGACGCCATTTATAATATCAGGACCTTTGATGTAAAAGCCGAGACCTTGTTCGGGGTGGTCGTCAATCAGTTTGACGGAGATTTTCGGACAAGACAGCGTATTCATGCCCGACGCGCAGAGTGGAAGGATGGTCAATGGCGCTTTTTTGACGGGACGGTCAAGCAAAGACAGGAGGACGGCGCCTACACGGTTTCACCGTTTGCTGAAATGACCTTTGAGCTTCATGAGACTCCTGATGACTTCAGGAAAGGCGGCAAGCCCTCCGATGAGATGGGGTTTATAGAACTGCGCCGCTACGCACAAAAGATAGAAAGAGAAGGATATAGCGCCCGCACCTACTGGGTGGATATGCATGTCAAACTGGCATTTCCATGCATTTCGTTGATCATGGGTTTGGTGGGAGTCTCCCTTGCCCTTAGAAAAGAAAAAGGAAGGGGTGTTGCGGCAGGCATCGGTATCGGTTTTGCTATTGTTGCCTTGTACCTGGTCAGCTTTGAACTATTCCGAACCCTGGGGTACACGGGAATACTTCCCCCTTTTCTTGCTGCATGGGCCTCCAATATTCTCTTTGCCACAGTCGGCATAAGCTTGATTTTGCATGCAAATCGATAA
- a CDS encoding cation:proton antiporter: protein MQIPLLQDIAVIFGLSVLVLLISHQIRMPTIVGLLLTGIFVGPHGLRLIKAVHNVETLAEIGVVPLLCLKQQWKSLCGF, encoded by the coding sequence ATGCAAATACCGCTTTTACAAGATATCGCCGTCATCTTCGGCCTATCCGTGCTTGTTCTTCTTATTAGTCATCAAATTCGAATGCCGACGATTGTGGGTCTTCTTCTGACTGGTATTTTCGTCGGCCCTCACGGCTTGCGGTTGATTAAGGCGGTTCATAACGTTGAAACCTTGGCCGAGATCGGCGTTGTCCCGCTACTTTGTTTGAAACAGCAGTGGAAGTCTTTGTGCGGGTTTTAA